The following coding sequences lie in one Apium graveolens cultivar Ventura chromosome 1, ASM990537v1, whole genome shotgun sequence genomic window:
- the LOC141659853 gene encoding squalene synthase 10-like isoform X3: MICINSSVLNFVMLYWSLDYDHTPKWSWSHVCTLGKQVCIFYLVLRALDTVEDDTSISAEVKVPILINFHRQVYDNDWHFSYRYHLHHTGYPLSYLSSNLSTNAYISFQSFFRILCWRK, encoded by the exons ATGATTTGTATCAACAGCTCGGTCCTCAACTTCGTGATGCT ATATTGGAGTTTGGACTATGATCATACACCAAAATGGTCATGGAGCCATGTGTGTACTTTAGGCAAGCAA GTGTGCATTTTCTACTTGGTTCTTCGGGCTCTTGACACTGTCG AGGATGACACGAGCATATCCGCAGAGGTTAAAGTACCTATCCTGATAAATTTTCATCGCCAAGTATATGATAATGATTGGCACTTTTCAT ATCGCTATCATCTTCATCATACTGGCTATCCTTTGTCATATCTATCTTCAAACCTTTCAACAAATGCGT ATATATCGTTCCAGAGCTTTTTTCGCATTCTCTGTTGGAGGAAATAA
- the LOC141659853 gene encoding squalene synthase 10-like isoform X6 gives MICINSSVLNFVMLYWSLDYDHTPKWSWSHVCTLGKQVCIFYLVLRALDTVEDDTSISAEVKVPILINFHRQVYDNDWHFSYRYHLHHTGYPLSYLSSNLSTNA, from the exons ATGATTTGTATCAACAGCTCGGTCCTCAACTTCGTGATGCT ATATTGGAGTTTGGACTATGATCATACACCAAAATGGTCATGGAGCCATGTGTGTACTTTAGGCAAGCAA GTGTGCATTTTCTACTTGGTTCTTCGGGCTCTTGACACTGTCG AGGATGACACGAGCATATCCGCAGAGGTTAAAGTACCTATCCTGATAAATTTTCATCGCCAAGTATATGATAATGATTGGCACTTTTCAT ATCGCTATCATCTTCATCATACTGGCTATCCTTTGTCATATCTATCTTCAAACCTTTCAACAAATGCGT GA
- the LOC141659853 gene encoding uncharacterized protein LOC141659853 isoform X1, whose product MICINSSVLNFVMLYWSLDYDHTPKWSWSHVCTLGKQVCIFYLVLRALDTVEDDTSISAEVKVPILINFHRQVYDNDWHFSYRYHLHHTGYPLSYLSSNLSTNACKLILMGIDIFTADCIAMGMSMSSSGSHLCNNPVFE is encoded by the exons ATGATTTGTATCAACAGCTCGGTCCTCAACTTCGTGATGCT ATATTGGAGTTTGGACTATGATCATACACCAAAATGGTCATGGAGCCATGTGTGTACTTTAGGCAAGCAA GTGTGCATTTTCTACTTGGTTCTTCGGGCTCTTGACACTGTCG AGGATGACACGAGCATATCCGCAGAGGTTAAAGTACCTATCCTGATAAATTTTCATCGCCAAGTATATGATAATGATTGGCACTTTTCAT ATCGCTATCATCTTCATCATACTGGCTATCCTTTGTCATATCTATCTTCAAACCTTTCAACAAATGCGTGTAAGTTGATCCTTATGGGTATTGATATTTTCACTGCTGACTGTATAGCAATGGGAATGTCCATGTCATCTTCAG GATCCCATCTTTGCAATAATCCAGTTTTTGAGTAG
- the LOC141659853 gene encoding squalene synthase 2-like isoform X2, giving the protein MGSLGAILKHPDDLYQQLGPQLRDAVCIFYLVLRALDTVEDDTSISAEVKVPILINFHRQVYDNDWHFSYRYHLHHTGYPLSYLSSNLSTNACKLILMGIDIFTADCIAMGMSMSSSGSHLCNNPVFE; this is encoded by the exons ATGGGAAGTTTGGGAGCTATATTGAAGCATCCTGATGATTTGTATCAACAGCTCGGTCCTCAACTTCGTGATGCT GTGTGCATTTTCTACTTGGTTCTTCGGGCTCTTGACACTGTCG AGGATGACACGAGCATATCCGCAGAGGTTAAAGTACCTATCCTGATAAATTTTCATCGCCAAGTATATGATAATGATTGGCACTTTTCAT ATCGCTATCATCTTCATCATACTGGCTATCCTTTGTCATATCTATCTTCAAACCTTTCAACAAATGCGTGTAAGTTGATCCTTATGGGTATTGATATTTTCACTGCTGACTGTATAGCAATGGGAATGTCCATGTCATCTTCAG GATCCCATCTTTGCAATAATCCAGTTTTTGAGTAG
- the LOC141659853 gene encoding squalene synthase 10-like isoform X4: protein MICINSSVLNFVMLYWSLDYDHTPKWSWSHVCTLGKQVCIFYLVLRALDTVEDDTSISAEVKVPILINFHRQVYDNDWHFSYRYHLHHTGYPLSYLSSNLSTNACDSDTGLQLIYA from the exons ATGATTTGTATCAACAGCTCGGTCCTCAACTTCGTGATGCT ATATTGGAGTTTGGACTATGATCATACACCAAAATGGTCATGGAGCCATGTGTGTACTTTAGGCAAGCAA GTGTGCATTTTCTACTTGGTTCTTCGGGCTCTTGACACTGTCG AGGATGACACGAGCATATCCGCAGAGGTTAAAGTACCTATCCTGATAAATTTTCATCGCCAAGTATATGATAATGATTGGCACTTTTCAT ATCGCTATCATCTTCATCATACTGGCTATCCTTTGTCATATCTATCTTCAAACCTTTCAACAAATGCGT GTGATAGTGATACAGGATTACAGTTGATATATGCTTAA